A single region of the bacterium genome encodes:
- a CDS encoding phosphomannomutase/phosphoglucomutase, with protein MPAKIFREYDIRGVVGEDLDAAVYRALGGAIAARWLADGAREAVVGHDNRLHSPELTSAFVEGVLATGLDVVEIGQVPTPVLYFAQAVLGEGKNFGAMVTASHNPPQYNGVKIVSAGRALSGGEIAALRGAAAGPLPQGRGRRRAEDFKARYLAHLAGDLRPARPVKVAVDCGNGTAGIVARQLFTALGAEATLLYEEPDGRFPNHPADPVVPENLRELVRTVREGGYELGIAFDGDSDRLGVVDERGEILWGDRLLALYARRVLARHPGAKVIFEVKCSRALAEDIAAHGGVPVLWKTGHSLIKAKLKAEGALLAGEMSGHLFFADRYFGYDDALYAAGRLLEIVAAADAPLSGLLAGAPVYVSTPEIRRACPDEQKFAVVEALRARFAAEYTVIDIDGVRIEFPDGWGLVRASNTGPVLVLRFEATSEERLEAIRALVLGALREELPEEGA; from the coding sequence CTGCCTGCGAAGATCTTTCGCGAGTACGATATCCGCGGCGTCGTCGGGGAGGACCTCGACGCCGCCGTCTACCGCGCCCTCGGCGGCGCGATCGCTGCGCGCTGGCTGGCCGACGGCGCCCGGGAGGCCGTGGTCGGCCACGACAACCGCCTCCACTCGCCGGAGCTGACGAGCGCCTTCGTCGAAGGGGTCCTCGCCACCGGGCTCGACGTCGTCGAGATCGGCCAGGTGCCGACGCCGGTGCTCTACTTCGCGCAGGCCGTGCTCGGCGAAGGCAAGAACTTCGGCGCCATGGTGACGGCCAGCCACAACCCGCCCCAGTACAACGGCGTCAAGATCGTTTCCGCGGGCCGCGCGCTCTCCGGCGGCGAGATCGCCGCCCTGCGCGGGGCGGCGGCCGGGCCCCTGCCCCAAGGCCGGGGCCGCCGGCGCGCCGAGGACTTCAAGGCGCGCTACCTCGCGCACCTGGCCGGCGACCTGAGGCCCGCGCGCCCCGTCAAAGTCGCCGTCGACTGCGGCAACGGCACCGCCGGCATCGTCGCGCGCCAGCTCTTCACCGCTCTCGGCGCCGAGGCGACCCTGCTCTACGAGGAGCCGGACGGCCGCTTTCCCAACCATCCGGCCGATCCCGTCGTGCCCGAGAACCTGCGCGAACTCGTCCGCACCGTGCGCGAGGGCGGCTACGAGCTCGGGATCGCCTTCGACGGGGACTCGGATCGCCTCGGCGTCGTCGACGAGCGCGGCGAGATCCTCTGGGGGGACCGTCTGCTCGCGCTCTATGCGCGCCGCGTGCTCGCCCGGCATCCCGGCGCGAAGGTCATCTTCGAGGTGAAGTGCTCGCGCGCCCTGGCCGAGGACATCGCGGCCCACGGCGGCGTGCCCGTGCTCTGGAAGACGGGCCACTCGCTGATCAAGGCCAAGCTCAAGGCCGAGGGCGCCCTGCTCGCCGGCGAGATGAGCGGCCACCTCTTCTTCGCCGACCGCTACTTCGGCTACGACGACGCCCTCTACGCGGCCGGCCGCCTGCTCGAGATCGTGGCGGCGGCGGATGCGCCGCTCAGCGGCCTGCTGGCCGGGGCGCCGGTCTACGTCTCGACGCCCGAGATCCGCCGGGCCTGCCCCGACGAGCAGAAGTTCGCGGTCGTCGAGGCCCTGCGCGCGCGCTTCGCCGCCGAGTACACGGTGATCGACATCGACGGCGTGCGCATCGAGTTTCCCGACGGCTGGGGCCTCGTGCGCGCCT